CATGCTCTAACAGGAAATTCTTTGGCTGGTGGTGAGACAGGGTGGTGGAAGGATATTATTGGAAATGGTAAAGGTGTTGATACTTCTATATACAATGTGATCTGTTTTGATATTCCTGGTAACGGTCATGGTGGTGATGAGTTTTTATTCGAGGATTATGATAGATTTTCAACTAGAGATGTTGCAATTATTTTTAAATCAGCTCTATATAAATTGGGAATTATTAAACTAAAGGCAATTGTTGGTGGATCTATTGGTGGAATGATTGGATGGGAAATAAGTTTAACTTTTCCAAATTTTGTTGAAAATTTGATCGCTGTCGGCAGTTGTCTGAAAACGTCAGATTTTGTTTACGGACATTGTCAAGTTCAGGATTCGATTTTCAATAATGCTGTAGATGAAAAGCAAAATTTAGCTTTGTGTCGTTCGCTCGCAATGCTATTTTATCGTGGACATGAATCATTTGACCAGAAATTTAACTATGCTGAAACCAATGGAGAAAGATCAGTAAAATCATACCTTGA
Above is a window of Candidatus Delongbacteria bacterium DNA encoding:
- a CDS encoding alpha/beta fold hydrolase → MTNLRTVNIGSFVSEKGIKFDNFKVTYRIFNDNLDLNRPVILVNHALTGNSLAGGETGWWKDIIGNGKGVDTSIYNVICFDIPGNGHGGDEFLFEDYDRFSTRDVAIIFKSALYKLGIIKLKAIVGGSIGGMIGWEISLTFPNFVENLIAVGSCLKTSDFVYGHCQVQDSIFNNAVDEKQNLALCRSLAMLFYRGHESFDQKFNYAETNGERSVKSYLDYQGKKLARRFSPKAYRVVNHLLKTHDSTRGRENYLEAIKNSGSKISIVGISTDILFPLEENYSIYRTLKNYGIEANFDKIDSHHGHDGFFVETEQLNQIIKKSLGEKAVTKRRHFIV